A section of the Campylobacter porcelli genome encodes:
- the thrC gene encoding threonine synthase yields the protein MNPKSIKALKDINLPKLVGTRANFTDEDNEPVNLDYALLNPAAKYGGLYAPINLPLISKKEFKKLSNMDYNKFALEIIKKFNFNISLNKFKKAIDRYNKFDKSAVEIKKINKNLYINELWHGPTRAFKDMALQPFGELLSSLSNGNKQLIMCATSGDTGPATLSSFENAKDIKVVCLYPKDGTSQVQRLQMINQKAPNLKVIGIEGNFDDAQQALKMLLNDDEFKNTLKDLGYNLSAANSVNFGRILFQIIYHIYVCVHINKNEKPIDIIIPSGNFGNALGAYYAKKMGANIDKIKIASNKNNILTEFFNTGIYDLNNKELIHTISPAMDILISSNIERLLFDKFGPVRTKELMDNLANNKKYELTNDELEVLKAEFQADYCDDDECMENICKVAKNGILIDPHTATCLKLTQDDKISVITSTAQWVKFTPSMIKALKNRDSSDELADMKLLADKYHIKLPKSIIKLFKEDEIHTQVVKKDEIKSNIIDWIKR from the coding sequence ATGAATCCTAAAAGCATTAAGGCGCTAAAAGATATTAATCTACCAAAATTAGTAGGCACTAGAGCTAATTTTACAGATGAAGATAATGAGCCTGTGAATTTGGATTACGCACTTCTTAATCCAGCGGCTAAATATGGCGGATTATACGCTCCAATCAATCTACCATTAATTAGCAAAAAAGAGTTTAAAAAGCTCTCAAATATGGATTATAATAAATTTGCTCTAGAGATTATCAAAAAATTTAACTTCAATATAAGCTTAAATAAATTTAAAAAGGCCATAGATAGATATAATAAATTTGATAAAAGTGCTGTAGAGATCAAAAAAATAAACAAAAATCTATATATAAATGAGCTTTGGCACGGCCCTACAAGAGCCTTTAAAGATATGGCACTTCAGCCTTTTGGAGAGCTTTTAAGTTCGCTTTCTAATGGCAATAAACAGCTAATAATGTGTGCTACAAGCGGAGATACTGGCCCAGCTACTTTAAGCTCATTTGAGAATGCTAAGGATATTAAGGTAGTTTGTCTATACCCTAAAGATGGCACAAGCCAAGTCCAAAGACTCCAAATGATAAATCAAAAGGCGCCAAATCTCAAAGTTATTGGTATTGAGGGTAATTTTGATGATGCGCAACAAGCACTTAAAATGCTATTAAATGATGATGAATTTAAAAACACTCTAAAAGATTTAGGCTACAATCTCAGTGCGGCAAATTCAGTAAATTTTGGTAGAATTTTATTTCAAATAATATATCATATCTATGTCTGTGTGCATATAAACAAAAATGAAAAACCAATTGATATAATCATTCCAAGTGGGAACTTCGGCAACGCACTTGGAGCGTATTACGCTAAAAAAATGGGTGCAAATATCGATAAAATCAAGATAGCTTCTAATAAAAATAATATCTTAACCGAGTTTTTTAATACCGGAATTTACGATCTAAACAACAAAGAGCTAATCCATACAATCAGCCCAGCGATGGATATTTTAATTAGCTCAAACATTGAAAGATTGCTATTTGATAAATTTGGCCCAGTAAGAACTAAAGAGCTAATGGATAACCTAGCAAATAACAAAAAATATGAGCTAACAAACGATGAGTTAGAGGTGCTTAAGGCTGAATTTCAAGCAGATTATTGCGATGATGATGAGTGTATGGAGAATATTTGTAAAGTGGCTAAAAATGGTATATTAATAGACCCACACACTGCTACATGCTTAAAATTAACTCAAGATGATAAAATAAGCGTGATCACCTCAACCGCTCAGTGGGTTAAATTCACTCCAAGTATGATTAAAGCACTAAAAAATAGAGATAGCAGTGATGAACTAGCCGATATGAAGTTGCTAGCTGATAAATATCATATCAAACTTCCAAAAAGCATAATAAAACTATTTAAAGAAGATGAAATTCACACTCAAGTCGTAAAAAAAGATGAGATAAAATCAAATATAATAGATTGGATAAAAAGATGA
- the argB gene encoding acetylglutamate kinase has product MLKSSRTAEVILSALPYIQKFRDKIFVIKYGGAAHIDDKLKDSFARDIVLLQIVGIKVILVHGGGKTINSFLDRLEIKSEFINGLRVTDSQTMQIVEMALSGLVNKEITSMLNKHGARAIGVSGKDDNMLKAKAMDNGKYGFVGDITSVDDRLINSLLDDGLIPVIAPIAIGENYESYNINADLCASAIASKLRANKVIFLSDIKGVLDKNSNLIGKLNENSINELKKDGTISGGMIPKIDACLECIRSGVGSAHIIDGRISHSLLLEIFTDEGIGSIIQ; this is encoded by the coding sequence ATGTTAAAAAGCAGTAGAACAGCTGAAGTAATTCTTAGTGCTTTGCCATATATACAGAAATTTAGGGATAAAATTTTTGTGATTAAATATGGAGGCGCAGCACATATAGATGATAAGCTCAAAGATAGCTTTGCTAGGGATATTGTGCTTTTACAAATTGTTGGTATCAAGGTTATATTAGTCCATGGGGGCGGTAAAACAATTAACTCATTTTTGGATAGGCTTGAGATTAAAAGCGAATTTATAAATGGACTTAGAGTTACTGATAGCCAGACTATGCAAATAGTGGAGATGGCACTAAGTGGCTTAGTAAATAAAGAGATTACTAGTATGCTAAATAAGCACGGCGCAAGAGCCATAGGAGTTAGCGGTAAAGATGATAATATGCTAAAAGCTAAAGCTATGGATAATGGCAAATATGGCTTTGTAGGCGATATTACCAGCGTAGATGATAGGCTGATTAACTCACTTTTAGATGATGGATTGATACCAGTCATCGCACCAATTGCCATTGGAGAAAACTACGAATCATACAATATCAATGCCGATTTATGTGCTAGTGCGATTGCTAGTAAATTAAGAGCCAATAAGGTAATATTTTTAAGCGATATAAAAGGTGTTTTGGATAAAAATTCAAATTTAATTGGCAAACTTAATGAAAATAGCATTAATGAGCTTAAAAAAGATGGCACAATAAGTGGTGGAATGATACCTAAAATAGATGCGTGTCTAGAGTGTATAAGAAGCGGTGTAGGCTCAGCACATATAATTGATGGTAGAATTTCACACTCATTGCTATTAGAGATTTTCACAGATGAAGGCATAGGGAGTATAATACAATGA